CGCTGCCGGTCAACAAGGTTCTGACGACGACGGCGGAGCGCCGGCTGAAAGTACTGCAGTCGCTGGACACGCTCGGCGCCGGCTTCCAGCTGGCAAGCCACGATCTCGATATTCGCGGCGCCGGCAATCTGCTGGGCGAGGAACAGTCCGGCCATATCAAGGAAGTCGGCTTCGAGCTCTACCAGCAGATGCTCGAGGAGGCTGTCGCCGAGGTCAAGGGCGTCGACGAAATCCAGGATACCGGCTGGTCGCCGCAGATCTCCGTCGGCACGCCGGTCATGATCCCCGATGATTATGTGCCCGACTTGCATCTGCGCATGGCGCTCTATCGCCGCCTCGGCGAGATTACCGAGCTGAAGGAAATCGACAGTTTCGGTGCCGAGATGATCGACCGGTTCGGCCCGTTGCCGATAGAGGTGCAACACCTCCTCAAGATCGTCTACATCAAGTCGCTCTGCCGCATCGCCAATGTCGAGAAGCTCGACGCCGGCCCGAAGGGTGTCGTCGTACAGTTCCGCAACAAGGAATTCCCGAACCCGGCCAACCTAGTCGGCTACATCGCCAAGCAGGGCACCATGGCAAAGATCCGCCCCGACCAGAGCGTGTTCCTGACCCGCGACCTGCCGACACCAGAGAAGCGGCTGCAGGGTGCGGCCGTGGTCATGACGCAACTGGCGGAATTGGCGAAATAGAAGGTGGGCGCTGAGCCGAAAATCCGGATCTCTTCCTTTTGGTTCGCTTATAGAGTTCCAGCAAAGGCCGCTGCGGCCAGCAACATACCCGTTAGAATATTCGCCAGAAACAGCCGGTAATTGATCTCGGGGCGTGAAAGATCGAGGCGCCAGATCTGCCAGCCGAGATGTGCGGCTATGAAGAGCATTCCGACGACGTAGGGCAATGACATGCCCGTCAGCCACCCACCGGTGGACCATGCAGCGACGGCAATGGCATAGAACAGGCCGATACATGCTTTACCGCGCGAGCCGAACAGGATGGCGGTCGATTTCAAGCCCAGTCTTGTATCGTCGCGAACGTCGACATAGGCGTAAACGGTATCGTATCCGATCTGCCAGGCGATAGCGCCGAGCCACATCAGAACCGCACCGACGGAAATCGTGCCTGTGATCTCCGACCAGGCCATCAGCATTCCCCAATTGAATGCCGCACCAAGAATGGCCTGGGGCCAATATGTGAAACGCTTGCAGAGCGGATAAACAAACACGAGCGGCAAGACACTGATCGCGACGAGGCGCGTCAAGGGCGTCAGAAAGAACAGCAGCGAGGCAGCCAGTGCCAGTTCGGCCGCAAGAAACAGCACGGCCTGCAATACCCCGATCTGACCGCTTACTAAGGGGCGGAAGCGGGTGCGCTCGGCATGGCCGTCGAATTTCCGATCTGCGATGTCGTTGACCGTCGAGCCTGCGCTTCTCATCAGCAACGCGCCCAGCGAAAACATGGCCAGCTGTCTAAGATCTGGAAAACCATATGAGGCTTGGATGAGCGCTGCCCAGCAGGGAAAAAGCGTCAGCCAAATGCCGACGGGCCGATCCAGCCGCGCAAGTCGCGTGTAAGGCCTCAACGCCGAGGGCAAACGGCGATCCACCCAGTCTCCCAGTTTTATATCGCTCAGATCGGGACGGGTGGATACGTTCATGATCGAAATCCGCGGTTTTCATTAATGAAGAAAAATAGCGACTTCCACACATCTCGCAACGGCTGGAAGCGCGGCTGCGCCAATCTAGCTTTGAGGCAACGTCCGGCCCGCGACGGCCATTTTCCGCTGCGGGTCGAAATTCTGACCATTCCCTCAAGCCGCTTGCGGCTCTCGCATCTCCCCAGCATCCGGAATGCGTGCGATGACCTTGATTTCGAAATCGAAGCCCGCCAGCCAGTTGACGCCGATCGCCGTCCAGTTCGGATAGGGCTTTTCGGTGAAGATCTGGTTCTTGACGGTCATGATAGCGCCGAACTGCCGCTCCGGATCGGTGTGGAAGGTGGTGACATCGATGATGTCATCGAAGGTGCAGCCTGCGGCTTCCAGGGTTGTTTTCAGATTGTCGAAGGCGAGTTGAACCTGCTTCTCGAAATCAGGCTCCGGGCTTCCGTCGGCGCGGCTGCCGACCTGGCCGGAGACAAACAGCAGATCGCCGGAGCGGATTGCTGCGGAATAGCCATGCTCCTCATAAAGCGCATGCCTGTTCTTCGGGAAGATTGCGTTACGTGTCGTCATGGTATCGGCTCTCATTCGTGTTGACGTGAAAAGATGGGAAGGACGCAAGCTGGCGCGAGGCTTCCAATCCGCCGTCTGATTTGATATACGGCGTGTATGTGAAATATTCATATGTGCGGCTTATGTCAATATTTCAAATACGAAACGTATGTGAAATTGAGGATAATATGGCAAAACGCCTGGAAATGATGGAAGAAAATCGGAACAAGCTGATTGCCGCCGCACGAAAAGCCTTTGCCGAAAAAGGATTCGCGGCAGCATCCATGGACGAGTTGACCGCGGATGTCGGCCTGACAAGGGGCGCCCTCTATCATAATTTCGGCGACAAGCGTGGATTGCTCGCCGCCGTCGTCGATCAGATCGACAATGAAATGGCGTTGCGGGCGAAGGAGATCGGCGCACAGGCCGACGGTGACTGGCAAGGACTGCTTGCGGAAGGCGAGGCCTATATCAAGATGGCGCTTGATCCGGAGGTCCAGCGCATCGTCCTGCTCGACGGGCCGGCTGTTTTAGGCGATCCTTCGAAATGGCCAAGTCAGAACAGCTGCCTTGCTGCCACCCGGCTGACGGTGTCAAAGCTTCTGGAACAAGAGGTGGTCAAGCCGGTCGATGCCGAGGCGGCAGCCCGGCTCATATCCGGCGCAGCGCTGAATGCTGCCCTCTGGGTTGCCGCCAGCGATAACCCGGCGGACGTGCTGCCCAAAGCGATAGAGGCCTTCCGGGCGATGGCTTCGGGACTGCTGGCAAAGACGTGATGCCGGTTATGGCTCAGCTGCTTCCGCGATCGGCGATTCGCGGAAGCCCTTGCGGCTATGATCGAGAAAGCGGAGTCCCGCCTAGTTCATCCCGAGCGTGCTTCCGCCTTCATCTTGGCGATATCGCGCAGGGCGCCGGCAAGCACATCCGGGGTTTGCGCGCCACTGACCGCATATTGCTGATTTTTGAGCGGCATCAATTTCGCTGATGATGAGATCCCGCATAAGTCACGCCGTAGGCTCCGGCCGTTCGCTCGATATGCGCGAAGCCGAGTTCGCCCAGGTGCATACCGGCGATCAACAGCCGCTCCGAGCTGACGAGATCCAATAGCCTCGATCGCGTCGATGCGGCCAGATGTGGATCCTGATCGAACGCGATCGATACATCCGGGCGTGCGATCTGGATCGAGGGAAAGTGGACGATATCTCCCCAGATCAACAGATTCTTGCCGCCGGAATTGAGACGATAGCCCGTGTGCCCTGGGGTATGGCCGGGAAGTGGCATCGCAGTGATGCCGGGAAGCACCTCACCGGCATTGAAAGAGCGCAGCCTGCTGCAATAGCCATCGAACGTTCGACGCGCGAGGAGAAAGTTGCCGCGGGCGCGCTCCGGCGCTCGGCTCAAATTGCCGTCATCCTGCCAGAAGGCGATTTCGCGATTGTGGACGACAAGCTCGGCGTTCGGAAAGGTGGCGTCTCCGGAAGCGTTCATCAGCCCTCCGATGTGATCCGGATGGGCATGTGTCAGGAGGATCGTGTCTATATCGAGAGGCTGGATGCCGGCCAGAGCGAGATTGGTTTCCAGCCGGCCACCCCATTGCCTGAAACCACCCGCTCCCGCGTCGATCAGGACCGTGCGACCGCCACCACGCACCATGTAGCAGTTGATATGGATCGAGGCGGGGTCCTCTATCCCCGTATTCGCCTGCATCCGAAAGGCATCTGCCGGGTCGATATTCGAGAGGAGGTCGAGGCTGGCGGCAAGGTGGCCGTCGCTGATGGCGGTAATTGTTAAGTCGCCAACCCGCTGGCTGGGAAAAGCTGGATTAGTCATTGTTTTCTCCAACCGGCCGCTCAATTTCGCGCGTAGAGGCATGCGGCTCCATAGCCGAAGCAACGGATGCGCGCGGTAAGGGCGAGCTTGTATTTGATGGCGTCGTCCAGGCCTTGCATGAAGAGATCCATGACCGCCGGCGTGCGAAAGGGTTCAAGGCGATATCGGATGTCTGCAAAGACCTTATGTCCTCGGCCGGAGCGGACAGCGACATAGATGACATGCACGTTGGCCAATGCAGCTCGAAGGATGCCCGTGCAAAGTTCGATGCATTGCTCCGTGAGATCGGCAAGTGCTTCGTCATCCGGCATGCTTTCTGCGGAGATGAAGATTGTGATGTTCGGCATCAGAACCTACCGCGCTGTCTCGGAGGCGGCATTCTTGCCACTCGTCAATTGTGTCGTCATCGGTTCGTAGACCTGAACATCTCCGGGCAGATGCCGAATGTCTGTAATCGCGGAACGCTTCACCTTGGCGAGCCAACGGTGCTTCGGGAGCTTCTCCATTGCCACCGCATGCATTGCGGACGGGGTGAGGCCCAGCCGGGTGAGGGGCTCGGGGCCATAAGCGCTTAGCACCAGATATTCGTCTTCACCGATTACCGGCGCTCGCTCGATGCCATCATAAAGGTTTCGGTGCCAATCGGTGATGTGCTGCTGCCAACGCGCAAAATTTCCACCACCCTTTTGGCGATATTCCTCACCCGTCAGAAC
The Rhizobium sp. 11515TR DNA segment above includes these coding regions:
- the ubiA gene encoding 4-hydroxybenzoate octaprenyltransferase, with protein sequence MNVSTRPDLSDIKLGDWVDRRLPSALRPYTRLARLDRPVGIWLTLFPCWAALIQASYGFPDLRQLAMFSLGALLMRSAGSTVNDIADRKFDGHAERTRFRPLVSGQIGVLQAVLFLAAELALAASLLFFLTPLTRLVAISVLPLVFVYPLCKRFTYWPQAILGAAFNWGMLMAWSEITGTISVGAVLMWLGAIAWQIGYDTVYAYVDVRDDTRLGLKSTAILFGSRGKACIGLFYAIAVAAWSTGGWLTGMSLPYVVGMLFIAAHLGWQIWRLDLSRPEINYRLFLANILTGMLLAAAAFAGTL
- a CDS encoding TetR/AcrR family transcriptional regulator, whose product is MAKRLEMMEENRNKLIAAARKAFAEKGFAAASMDELTADVGLTRGALYHNFGDKRGLLAAVVDQIDNEMALRAKEIGAQADGDWQGLLAEGEAYIKMALDPEVQRIVLLDGPAVLGDPSKWPSQNSCLAATRLTVSKLLEQEVVKPVDAEAAARLISGAALNAALWVAASDNPADVLPKAIEAFRAMASGLLAKT
- a CDS encoding sugar ABC transporter is translated as MIYTVECSFADPASEAEWNDFYSLDKLPALISVTGFHTSQRLKAISRGCPVYLALHSIDGLDVLTGEEYRQKGGGNFARWQQHITDWHRNLYDGIERAPVIGEDEYLVLSAYGPEPLTRLGLTPSAMHAVAMEKLPKHRWLAKVKRSAITDIRHLPGDVQVYEPMTTQLTSGKNAASETAR
- a CDS encoding RidA family protein; this translates as MTTRNAIFPKNRHALYEEHGYSAAIRSGDLLFVSGQVGSRADGSPEPDFEKQVQLAFDNLKTTLEAAGCTFDDIIDVTTFHTDPERQFGAIMTVKNQIFTEKPYPNWTAIGVNWLAGFDFEIKVIARIPDAGEMREPQAA
- a CDS encoding MBL fold metallo-hydrolase, whose translation is MTNPAFPSQRVGDLTITAISDGHLAASLDLLSNIDPADAFRMQANTGIEDPASIHINCYMVRGGGRTVLIDAGAGGFRQWGGRLETNLALAGIQPLDIDTILLTHAHPDHIGGLMNASGDATFPNAELVVHNREIAFWQDDGNLSRAPERARGNFLLARRTFDGYCSRLRSFNAGEVLPGITAMPLPGHTPGHTGYRLNSGGKNLLIWGDIVHFPSIQIARPDVSIAFDQDPHLAASTRSRLLDLVSSERLLIAGMHLGELGFAHIERTAGAYGVTYAGSHHQRN